The DNA segment AAGGCGAAGAATTCCGGCGTCGGGTCGCCATCGTCATCGGAGAAGATGTTCTTGCCGGTTTCGGCATCGACGATGGACTGATGGATGTGCATCGCCGAGCCCGGCTCGTCGGCAATCGGCTTGGCCATGAAGGTGGCGTAGATCTTGTGGGCCAGCGCCGCCTCGCGAATGGTGCGCTTGAACAGGAAGACCTGGTCGGCGAGCATGATCGGGTCGCCGTGCAGCAGGTTGATTTCCATCTGCGCCGCGCCGTCCTCATGGATCAGCGTGTCGATCTCCAGGCCCTGGGCCTCGGAATAATCGTACATGTCCTCGAACAGGGCGTCGAACTCGTTGACCGCCTGGATCGAATAGGACTGCCGCCCGATTTCCGGCCGCCCGGAGCGCCCGATCGGCGGCTTCAGCGGGTAGTCGGCATCGGTGTTGGGCTCGACGAGGTAGAACTCGATCTCCGGCGCCACCACGGCCTTCCAGCCCTTGTGGGCATAAAGGTCGACGACGTTCTTCAGCACCTGGCGCGGGGCCAGCTCCACCGAACGTCCGTCGCGATGGAACGCGTCGTGAATGATCTGCGCGGTCGGATCATGGGCCCAGGGCACCGTGCACAGGGTGGAGAAGTCGGGCTGGATGACGAGATCGCTGTCCGCCACCACGGAATCGACCAGCCCCTCATAGGGCGGGTAGTCGCCGGAAATGGTCTGCAGGAACACCGAAAGCGGCAGGTTCATCACCGGGCCGGAAAGGAATTTCGACACCGGCATGATCTTGCCGCGACCGACGCCGGCCAGATCGGGGACCATGCATTCGATCTCGGTGATGCCGCGCGCGCCCATCCACGCCTTGGCTTCCTCGAGGGAGGAAACGCCGCGGATGGACTGGACCGCGTCCTTGCCGGGCTTCTTCTTCTTGGCCATTTTGAGCACCCTGATGCGCGTGTTGCGCCTTGATGAGGCAATCACGGCGCTGCAAGGCCCGTCAAGGCACGGCGCACTGCACAATTCCGGGCATGGTAAAATTGTTTGCATTCTGGCGTTGAGCCGCCGGGCGAACCCGGTTAGCGTCGTGACCAAGAGCCGGATCTGCGGCCGGGGAAAACGGGGCACAGCATGAGCATGGGCGTCGCCGAAAAGACGCAGAAGACCATCGGCGGCATTCGCCGCAAATTCGCTCCCTGGACCGACCCCGCAGCGGTTCCCCTGATCCGATACGAGAACGTCACCAAGCGCTTCGGCGAGTTCGTCGCCGTCGAGAACCTCTCGCTGGACATCTATGAGCGCGAGTTCTTCGCCCTGCTCGGACCCTCCGGCTGCGGCAAAACCACGCTGA comes from the Ancylobacter pratisalsi genome and includes:
- a CDS encoding glutamine synthetase family protein; protein product: MAKKKKPGKDAVQSIRGVSSLEEAKAWMGARGITEIECMVPDLAGVGRGKIMPVSKFLSGPVMNLPLSVFLQTISGDYPPYEGLVDSVVADSDLVIQPDFSTLCTVPWAHDPTAQIIHDAFHRDGRSVELAPRQVLKNVVDLYAHKGWKAVVAPEIEFYLVEPNTDADYPLKPPIGRSGRPEIGRQSYSIQAVNEFDALFEDMYDYSEAQGLEIDTLIHEDGAAQMEINLLHGDPIMLADQVFLFKRTIREAALAHKIYATFMAKPIADEPGSAMHIHQSIVDAETGKNIFSDDDGDPTPEFFAFIAGQQRYLPAVMSILAPYVNSYRRLTRDSMAPINVQWGYDNRTAGLRVPPSPPAARRVENRVPSSDANPYLVIAASLACGYLGLVEGLRPTEPLEADAKGLDFELPRGLLEAVAALQYSEEIATVLGPSFVKTYTAVKQTEFDTFMRVISPWEREYLLLNV